In Felis catus isolate Fca126 chromosome A2, F.catus_Fca126_mat1.0, whole genome shotgun sequence, the following proteins share a genomic window:
- the LOC101083668 gene encoding putative olfactory receptor 9A1 — protein MLKNYSSATEFYLLGFHGSKELHDILFATFFFLYSVTVMGNMVIIVIVCVDKRLQSPMYFFLRHLSVLEILITSVAVPLMLWGLLLPGMQAMSLTACSAQLYLYLSLGTSELVLIGAMAVDRYVAVCNPLRYNIIMDSHTCIWVVIVSWVFGFLFQIWPVYATFQLTFCKSNVIDHFLCDRGQLLKLSCDDSLFTEFILFLMAVFIIVGSMIPTIISYTYIISTILKIPSASGRRKAFSTCASHFTFVVIGYGTCLFLYVKPKQTQAAEYNRVASLMVLVVTPFLNPFIFTLRNDKFIEAFRDVMKRCYQLLKD, from the coding sequence ATGTTGAAGAATTATTCTAGCGCCACTGAATTTTATCTACTTGGCTTCCATGGCTCCAAAGAACTACACGATATTCTTTTtgccactttcttctttctctactcAGTGACAGTCATGGGGAACATGGTCATCATTGTGATTGTCTGTGTTGATAAACGTCTGCAGTcccccatgtatttcttccttcgCCACCTCTCAGTCCTAGAGATCCTGATCACATCGGTTGCTGTCCCCTTAATGCTCTGGGGGCTGCTGCTTCCAGGGATGCAGGCAATGTCTTTGACAGCCTGTAGTGCACAATTATATTTGTACCTCTCTTTGGGTACGTCGGAGTTAGTATTAATTGGAGCAATGGCTGTGGACCGTTATGTGGCTGTCTGTAACCCTCTGAGGTACAACATCATTATGGACAGCCACACCTGCATCTGGGTGGTCATTGTGTCATGGGTGTTTGGGTTCCTATTTCAAATCTGGCCAGTCTATGCCACATTTCAGCTTACCTTCTGCAAATCAAATGTGATAGACCATTTTTTATGTGACCGAGGGCAACTGCTCAAACTATCCTGTGATGATAGCCTTTTCACAGAGTTTATCCTTTTCTTAATGGCTGTATTCATTATTGTTGGTTCTATGATCCCTACAATCATCTCCTACACCTACATCATCTCTACCATCCTCAAGATCCCCTCAGCCTCGGGCCGGAGGAAAGCTTTCTCTACTTGTGCCTCTCACTTCACCTTTGTTGTGATTGGCTATGGTACCTGCTTGTTCCTCTATGTGAAACCCAAGCAAACGCAGGCAGCTGAGTACAACAGGGTAGCGTCACTGATGGTTTTAGTGGTGACCCCTTTCCTGAACCCATTCATCTTCACCCTTCGGAATGACAAATTCATAGAGGCCTTTCGAGATGTCATGAAACGCTGCTATCAACTCCTCAAGGATTAG